A genome region from Erigeron canadensis isolate Cc75 chromosome 3, C_canadensis_v1, whole genome shotgun sequence includes the following:
- the LOC122594040 gene encoding uncharacterized protein LOC122594040, with amino-acid sequence MTTEVSSSSGQWHKQESCSVLKDGVVVEKSLMNNVSVRTGEEFSMEFLQCVSARSNGYHNDNGKVVSNGMLCNGTNGNHHLGYEELGAMLGLQRVDYVCGSNMMKCMSANGSFSRQSGPLVDVFVPDLAHRTSGSGVTEDSQRGKFKFICSSGGKILPRPCDGKLRYVGGQTRLVSIQKSFSWLELVKRTNEYCNESYILKYQLPGEDFDSLISVSSDEDLHNMIEEYNGLGIIDGSQRLRIYLIPLIESETTCAIEANADQLQIPDYQYIVAVNGIVDHNLTKNNDSRCLTNETNLLIPSIDENPSFPQKQSPSFDSLHDDFGLNSSNGTPKYSELLSSTMSPDNISLDSLDPVPQMNMMNGHTKGYIDPTYGGIEIPSLNGRAYHSLNLTPQPADPVDIYLGSDANGFHPGMPHAFSDPQLQERGRSSCFDSHNGNTLPPTLNVAPPPAYAQVESSVVLQEKSAEKHENVHSQVVIEIPSVKQPASYHQTDPLKRVHDHANGVDEKLRVAEDDQRINVGLQNSSRENIPTFYQVQSFSDNDSSVIANGDINKVSKGNHDQKCVLHNPQVSDYIVSESVATSLKPGPDAVMQQYVNNHLENHPAEPALNSQKVAENLQYVMTGIENDEQGNIKPWVHHPEKTSADLLSGIYDNISCDSAVGLPNLHLNGINDQKSMLVSSSELQLSAGLDFAGVESPLCFGPSTQNPITGAGIRREVSLMDDDFFNYTEQEISRMGLEENYNKTQKGVSSVKDNLKKQLELPDLLGDAIDVPSSSNMLDAFGTEAPLSIETEVGSTCSDSNEEDVASNNGSKDVTFSNTLIVEMEADMYGLQIIKNAELEELRELGCGTYGTVYHGRWRGSDVAIKRIKKSCFAGRASEEERLTNDFWSEARILSNLHHPNVVAFYGVVPDGDGGTLATVTEFMTNGSLRNVLIKKDRLLDRRRKLILVTDAAFGMEYLHSKNIVHFDLKCDNLLVNMRDPQRPVCKVGDFGLSKIKRNTLVTGGVKGTLPWMAPELLNGSTVRVSEKVDVFSFGITMWEILTGEEPYANMHCGAIIGGIVNDTLRPSIPEQCDPEWRELMEQCWSTDPGIRPSFSEISSRLRTMSKTLQANGVKKGSHA; translated from the exons ATGACCACGGAGGTTTCTTCCTCTTCTGGTCAATGGCACAAGCAGGAATCATGTTCGGTTTTGAAAGATGGGGTTGTTGTTGAGAAAAGTTTGATGAATAATGTGTCTGTAAGGACTGGTGAAGAGTTTTCGATGGAGTTTCTGCAGTGTGTTAGTGCAAGAAGTAACGGGTATCATAACGATAATGGTAAAGTCGTCAGTAATGGAATGTTATGTAATGGGACTAATGGCAACCATCATCTTGGTTATGAGGAGTTAGGTGCTATGCTTGGGTTGCAGAGGGTGGATTATGTGTGTGGTTCTAATATGATGAAGTGTATGTCTGCAAATGGATCGTTTTCTAGGCAGAGTGGTCCGTTAGTTGATGTTTTTGTCCCTGATTTGGCTCATAGAACTTCAGGATCAGGAGTTACAGAAGATTCTCAAAGGGGAAAGTTTAAGTTTATATGCAGTTCGGGTGGTAAAATCTTGCCTCGACCATGTGATGGAAAATTGAGATATGTGGGAGGGCAAACACGTCTTGTTTCGATACAGAAAAGTTTTTCATGGCTAGAGCTTGTGAAGCGAACTAATGAATATTGCAATGAGTCTTACATACTCAAGTACCAGCTTCCAGGAGAGGATTTTGATTCTCTTATATCTGTATCGTCTGATGAAGACCTTCACAATATGATAGAGGAGTATAATGGGTTAGGTATTATTGACGGTTCACAGCGACTCAGAATATATTTAATTCCTCTAATTGAATCTGAAACCACGTGTGCCATTGAAGCCAATGCTGATCAGCTGCAGATTCCAGATTATCAGTACATTGTTGCGGTCAATGGAATAGTCGATCACAATCTAACTAAAAACAACGATTCACGGTGTTTGACAAATGAAACGAACCTGTTGATACCGAGTATAGATGAAAATCCGAGCTTTCCTCAAAAGCAGTCTCCCTCTTTTGATTCTTTGCATGACGATTTTGGCCTCAACAGTTCCAATGGCACTCCAAAATACTCTGAACTTCTAAGTTCAACCATGTCTCCTGATAATATTTCTCTTGATTCCCTTGATccggtaccacaaatgaatatgaTGAATGGTCACACAAAAGGGTATATTGATCCAACATATGGTGGTATTGAGATACCATCACTAAATGGCCGGGCGTATCATTCTTTGAATCTTACACCACAACCTGCTGATCCAGTGGATATATATTTGGGGTCTGATGCTAATGGGTTTCATCCTGGGATGCCACATGCATTTTCTGATCCACAGCTCCAAGAACGTGGCCGAAGCTCTTGTTTTGATTCTCATAATGGGAACACTTTACCACCTACCTTGAACGTTGCACCTCCACCAGCCTATGCACAGGTGGAATCCTCCGTTGTCTTGCAAGAGAAGTCTGCTGAAAAACATGAGAATGTCCATTCACAAGTTGTTATTGAGATACCAAGTGTGAAACAGCCTGCTTCTTACCATCAGACAGATCCTTTGAAGCGAGTACATGATCATGCAAATGGTGTAGATGAGAAGCTTAGAGTAGCAGAGGACGATCAAAGGATAAATGTTGGATTGCAAAACAGCTCAAGGGAAAACATACCGACTTTTTATCAAGTACAGAGCTTTTCTGACAATGACTCATCTGTAATTGCTAATGGTGACATCAATAAAGTATCAAAGGGCAATCATGATCAGAAGTGTGTTCTGCATAACCCACAAGTCTCAGACTACATCGTCTCTGAATCAGTCGCAACCAGTCTAAAGCCTGGTCCAGATGCAGTGATGCAGCAATATGTGAACAATCATTTAGAGAATCATCCAGCTGAGCCTGCTCTCAACAGCCAAAAAGTTGCTGAAAATCTGCAATATGTAATGACTGGGATAGAAAATGATGAACAAGGAAACATTAAGCCATGGGTTCATCATCCCGAAAAAACTTCTGCTGATTTACTTTCTGGCATCTATGATAACATATCATGTGACTCTGCTGTTGGGCTACCAAATTTGCATCTGAATGGAATAAATGACCAGAAGTCTATGTTAGTTAGCTCCAGCGAGTTGCAACTATCAGCAGGTCTTGATTTTGCAGGGGTAGAATCACCACTATGTTTTGGTCCTTCAACGCAGAATCCAATAACAGGTGCTGGTATTAGGAGAGAAGTTTCACTGATGGATGATGACTTCTTCAATTACACAGAACAAGAAATCAGTAGAATGGGGCTCGAAGAAAACTACAACAAGACTCAGAAGGGTGTCTCATCTGTAAAGGACAACTTGAAAAAGCAACTGGAATTGCCTGACCTATTGGGAGATGCAATTGATGTTCCAAGTTCTTCAAATATGTTAGATGCATTTGGCACTGAAGCTCCTCTTTCGATTGAAACAGAAGTTGGGAGTACTTGCTCAGATTCAAATGAAGAG GATGTTGCTTCCAATAATGGAAGTAAGGATGTCACGTTCAGTAACACTTTAATAGTTGAAATGGAAGCTGATATGTATGGCCTCCAG ATAATAAAAAATGCTGAGCTTGAAGAGCTAAGAGAGTTGGGTTGTGGTACCTATGGAACTGTTTATCATGGCAGATGGCGTGGATCAGATGTTGCTATCAAAAGAATCAAGAAAAGCTGCTTTGCTGGGAGAGCATCCGAGGAAGAACGGCTG ACCAATGACTTTTGGAGCGAAGCACGCATCCTTTCTAATCTTCATCATCCAAATGTGGTTGCATTTTATGGAGTCGTACCAGATGGAGATGGAGGGACTTTAGCTACTGTCACTGAATTTATGACTAATGGATCACTTAGAAATGTCCTAATAAAAAAGGATAG GTTACTTGATCGACGTAGAAAGCTCATATTAGTCACGGATGCAGCTTTCGGAATGGAATACCTACATTCCAAAAATATTGTTCATTTTGATCTAAAATGTGACAACTTGTTGGTAAATATGCGTGATCCACAACGTCCTGTTTGCAAG GTTGGTGACTTTGGACTGTCAAAGATCAAAAGAAATACTCTAGTCACAGGTGGCGTCAAAGGAACTTTACCTTGGATGGCACCAGAATTGTTAAATGGTAGTACCGTTCGAGTTTCTGAAAAG GTTGATGTGTTCTCTTTTGGTATTACCATGTGGGAGATCCTAACTGGTGAAGAACCGTATGCAAATATGCATTGTGGGGCAATCATAG GAGGGATTGTGAATGATACTCTTCGGCCTAGTATACCAGAGCAGTGTGATCCTGAATGGAGGGAACTGATGGAGCAGTGCTGGTCCACGGACCCTGGCATTCGACCTTCATTTTCTGAAATCTCAAGTAGACTACGGACCATGTCCAAGACCCTCCAAGCAAATGGAGTAAAAAAAGGCTCACATGCCTAG
- the LOC122593945 gene encoding protein FAM98A isoform X2 — MDRYTKVEQKKEEMAMNENEMRITSQGLVRNYITYATTLLLQERRGKEIVLKAMGQAISKTVAIAEIIKRNIPRLHQDTQISSISITDVWEPIEEGLLPVEMTRQVSMISITLSTKELNKDSPGYQPPLFVERSRPQYNNYQRQQQPRQAQQGYNAVNEEPYGGNYHGNRGHVQGGRGRGWNRGGYGNQGDGYRNYQGDGYRNYQGNGNRNYQGDGYRNYQGGGQRNYQGGGQRNYHGDGQRNYHGGSGYGNYQGGRGYGNNRGGRGYGNYQDGAEYGNYQDNNGYPNRGQGGVRGGNAGYRGDGYVRGGSSRGGGGGRFNGRGMGRMGGRSRDGGDPQRQ; from the exons ATGGATCGGTACACGAAAGTCGAGCAGAAAAAGGAAGAAATGGCGATGAATGAAAACGAAATGAGAATCACGTCTCAAGGCCTTGTTCGTAACTACATCACTTACGCCACCACCCTTCTTCTTCAG GAGAGACGTGGTAAAGAAATTGTCTTGAAAGCAATGGGGCAAGCTATCAGCAAGACAGTAGCCATTGCCGAAATCATTAAG AGAAACATCCCTCGATTGCATCAAGATACTCAGATCAGCTCAATAAGCATAACTGATGTATGGGAACCTATTGAGGAGGGCCTTCTGCC TGTGGAGATGACTCGCCAAGTATCAATGATATCAATTACCTTGTCAACTAAGGAACTAAACAAGGATTCACCAGG GTACCAACCTCCGCTCTTTGTAGAACGATCAAGACCTCAGTACAACAACTATCAGCGACAGCAACAACCCAGACAGGCACAACAAGGATACAATGCTGTAAATGAAG AGCCATATGGTGGAAATTATCATGGAAATAGGGGTCATGTTCAAGGTGGGAGAGGCCGTGGCTGGAACAGGGGTGGATATGGGAATCAAGGGGATGGGTACAGAAACTACCAAGGAGATGGATACAGAAACTATCAAGGGAATGGGAACAGAAACTACCAAGGGGATGGGTACAGAAACTACCAAGGTGGTGGGCAGAGAAACTATCAAGGCGGTGGGCAGAGAAACTACCATGGAGATGGGCAGAGAAACTATCATGGGGGCAGTGGATATGGTAACTATCAAGGTGGCAGGGGATATGGGAACAATCGAGGTGGCAGGGGGTATGGTAACTATCAAGATGGTGCTGAATATGGAAATTATCAAG ATAACAATGGTTATCCGAATCGTGGTCAAGGTGGTGTTCGTGGGGGAAATGCAGGCTATCGCG GAGACGGGTATGTGAGAGGAGGCAGCAGTAGGGGTGGTGGAGGTGGCAGATTCAATGGAAGAGGTATGGGAAGGATGGGTGGCCGGTCTAGGGATGGAGGTGATCCACAGAGACAGTAA
- the LOC122593003 gene encoding pantoate--beta-alanine ligase, whose amino-acid sequence MSNQEPQIITNKQEMRNWSRNIRSQGKTIGFVPTMGYLHQGHLSLIKQAQKHTQHIVVSIYVNPGQFSQTEDLSTYPSDILGDIEKLKSFGGVDVVFSPRNLYDYGESEKGVVKNSEKDGKIVSFLEGEGVKHETWIRVETLEKGMCGMSRPVFFRGVATIVAKLFNIVEPDVAIFGKKDYQQWRVIQRMVRDLDFGVKVIGSELMRDEDGLAMSSRNVHLSPQEREQALSISRSLFEAKLAAKNGKSICSELRRSVIESIEAAGGKIDYVEIVDQESLESVEQIKSGVVICVAAWFGKVRLIDNIEIDVS is encoded by the exons ATGTCAAACCAAGAACCACAAATcataacaaacaaacaagaaatGAGAAATTGGTCAAGAAACATAAGATCACAAGGAAAAACAATTGGGTTTGTACCAACAATGGGCTATCTTCATCAAGGCCATCTTTCTTTAATCAAACAAgcccaaaaacacacacaacacaTAGTAGTCTCAATCTATGTAAACCCAGGTCAGTTTTCACAAACTGAAGATCTTTCAACATACCCATCTGATATTTTAGGCGATATCGAAAAATTGAAGTCATTTGGTGGTGTTGATGTTGTTTTTAGTCCAAGAAATTTGTATGATTATGGTGAAAGTGAAAAAGGGGTGGTTAAAAATAGTGAAAAAGATGGAAAGATTGTGTCTTTTTTGGAAGGTGAAGGTGTAAAGCATGAAACTTGGATTAGAGTTGAAACTCTTGAAAAGGGTATGTGTGGGATGAGTAGGCCTGTGTTTTTTAGAGGTGTGGCTACTATTGTTGCTAAGTTGTTTAATATTGTTGAACCTGATGTTGCGATTTTTGGGAAGAAAGATTACCAGCAGTGGCGAGTTATTCAACGAATG GTTCGAGATCTTGATTTTGGTGTTAAAGTGATTGGTTCCGAGTTGATGCGAGATGAAGATGGCTTGGCAATGAGCTCTCGCAACGTGCATCTTTCACCACAAGAGAGGGAACAG GCATTGTCAATAAGCAGGTCTTTATTCGAAGCCAAATTGGCTGCCAAAAATGGCAAAAGTATTTGCAGTGAATTGAGAAGATCAGTGATTGAAAGTATAGAAGCAGCAGGTGGcaaaattgattatgttgaG ATTGTGGATCAAGAAAGTCTAGAATCAGTTGAACAGATTAAGAGTGGGGTAGTTATATGTGTTGCTGCATGGTTTGGGAAGGTGAGGTTGATAGACAACATCGAAATTGATGTATCATAG
- the LOC122593952 gene encoding protein ROOT HAIR DEFECTIVE 3-like: MDKAADCCSTHLVDGDGSFNATGLEKFMKEVKLSECGLSYAIVSIMGPQSSGKSTLLNHLFHTNFQEMDAFKGRSQTTRGIWMARCTGVEPFTMVMDLEGTDGRERGEDDTAFEKQSALFALAVSDIVLINMWCHDIGREHAANKPLLKTVFQVMTRLFSPRKTTLIFVIRDKTKTPLEVLEPVLREDIQKIWDSVPKPEAHKETPLSAFFNIEVVALSSFEEKEEQFKEQVAKLRNRFQQSIAPGGLAGDRQGVVPASGFSFSAAQIWKVIKENRDLDLPAHKVMVATVRCEEIANEKHSAFAKNKDWCELEEVVKSQLIPDFGKKISLLLDTCFAGYDDEAAFFEEGVRNSKRKQLEEKLMQLVEPAYESTLQHIRSDTLEKFIRAFEDALNKGQRFQVAAQDCTKLSMTSFDEQSKGAIIKQADWDSSKIRTKVSQDIESHVADVRAAKISDITTQSESKLKEALYGPVGAILEGAADDTWPAIRKLLAKETKSAISDVSSALSSFEMDEDAKKNLISRLESYAIDVVEGKAKEEASKVLHNMKERFTTIFNHDNDLMPRVWTGKEDIRTINKTARTSSLKLLAKLVAIRLEDYADKIEGILLVSLAEPNKGPDKSSSSQDPLATSKWEKIPAEKTLITPVQCKSLWSQFQRETEYAVTQAITAQKANKQNSSWLPPPWAIAALFVLGFDEFMTLLRNPLYLLFIFIGFLLLKALWVQLDIASEFQHGMFHGLLSLATKLIPTILNLFRKLSDQGQRAPAVANRQRN, translated from the exons ATGG ACAAAGCTGCCGATTGTTGCTCTACTCATCTTGTTGATGGAGATGGTTCTTTTAACGCAACCGGGCTTGAGAAGTTCATGAAGGAAGTAAAGCTTTCTGAATGCGGGCTTTCTTATGCAATTGTTTCCATCATGGGTCCACAAAGTAGTG GGAAGAGTACACTTCTAAATCATCTATTTCATACCAACTTTCAAGAAATGGATGCGTTTAAAGGaag GTCTCAGACTACCAGGGGTATTTGGATGGCTAGATGTACTGGCGTTGAACCGTTCACTATGGTGATGGATCTTGAGGGTACTGACGGAAGAGAACGTGGAGAG GATGATACCGCATTTGAAAAGCAAAGTGCCCTTTTTGCGCTTGCAGTATCAGACATAGTGCTAATTAACAT GTGGTGTCATGATATCGGTCGCGAGCATGCTGCAAACAAACCTCTACTAAAAACAGTATTCCAG GTCATGACTCGGTTATTTAGTCCACGTAAAACAACTTTGATTTTTGTCATACGTGACAAAACAAAA ACGCCTTTGGAAGTTTTAGAGCCTGTCTTGAGGGAAGATATTCAGAAG ATATGGGATTCTGTTCCCAAGCCAGAAGCCCACAAGGAAACACCATTAAGTGCATTTTTTAAT ATTGAAGTTGTTGCTCTTTCTAGCTTTGAAGAGAAGGAAGAACAGTTCAAAGAGCAG GTGGCCAAACTGAGGAATCGATTCCAACAATCTATCGCACCTGGGGGGCTTGCCGGTGACAGACAAGGAGTCGTTCCCGCTTCAGGGTTTTCTTTCAGTGCTGCACAGATCTGGAAAGTTATCAAGGAGAACCGAGATCTTGACCTGCCTGCTCATAAG GTGATGGTAGCCACGGTACGGTGTGAAGAAATTGCTAATGAAAAGCACTCTGCCTTTGCAAAAAACAAG GACTGGTGTGAGTTGGAAGAAGTTGTAAAGTCTCAACTTATACCCGACTTTGGGAAAAAGATTAGTTTGCTACTTGACACTTGCTTTGCAGG TTATGATGACGAGGCTGCGTTTTTTGAGGAAGGAGTTAGGAATTCGAAGCGAAAACAGTTAGAAGAGAAATTGATGCAA ctTGTTGAACCTGCCTACGAATCAACATTGCAACACATAAGGTCTGATACACTAGAAAAGTTCATAAGAGCATTTGAAGATGCGTTGAATAAAGGACAACGGTTTCAAGTAGCTGCACAAGATTGCACAAAATTATCAATGACTTCTTTTGATGAACAATCCAAAG GTGCCATCATCAAGCAAGCTGATTGGGACTCATCAAAAATAAGGACTAAAGTTTCTCAAGATATTGAGTCACATGTAGCTGATGTTCGTGCTGCCAAGATATCTGATATAACTACACAATCTGAG TCAAAACTAAAGGAAGCATTATATGGACCTGTTGGAGCTATTCTAGAAGGGGCTGCTGATGACACTTGGCCCGCAATTAGGAAACTTCTTGCAAAAGAGACCAAGTCTGCTATCTCTGATGTCTCTTCCGCACTCTCTAGCTTTGAAATGGATGAAGACGCCAAGAAAAATTTGATTTCAAGATTGGAGAGTTATGCAATAGATGTAGTCGAAggaaaagctaaagaagaagCTAGTAAAGTTTTACATAACATGAAGGAGAG GTTTACAACCATATTCAACCATGATAATGATCTGATGCCACGGGTCTGGACTGGAAAGGAAGATATTCGTACAATTAATAAAACTGCCCGCACTTCT TCTCTAAAGCTGCTCGCTAAGCTAGTTGCGATACGTTTGGAGGATTATGCTGATAAAATAGAGGGTATACTACTCGTTTCTTTAGCAGAACCCAACAAAGGCCCAGATAAGAGCTCCAGTTCGCAAGACCCTTTGGCTACAAGCAAATGGGAAAAG ATTCCTGCAGAGAAGACACTGATAACTCCAGTTCAATGTAAATCTTTGTGGAGCCAATTTCAAAGGGAGACAGAGTATGCAGTTACTCAAGCTATTACTGCCCAG AAAGCAAACAAGCAAAATAGCAGTTGGTTACCACCTCCATGGGCTATTGCTGCCTTATTCGTGCTTGGATTCGATGAATTTATGACTCTTTTGAG GAATCCATTGTATCTGCTCTTTATCTTTATCGGCTTTCTACTATTAAAAGCCTTGTGGGTTCAACTAGATATAGCTTCTGAATTTCAACATGGCATG TTTCACGGGCTTCTCTCTTTAGCCACCAAGCTTATTCCAACAATCTTGAACCTTTTTAGAAAGTTGTCGGACCAGGGCCAACGAGCACCTGCAGTCGCCAATCGCCAAAGAAATTAG
- the LOC122593825 gene encoding sm-like protein LSM5 yields the protein MANNPSQLLPSELIDRCIGSKIWVIMKGDKELVGTLKGFDVYVNMVLEDVTEYEITPEGRRITKLDQILLNGNNIAILVPGGSPDPE from the exons ATGGCTAACAATCCTTCACAGCTTCTTCCCTCAG AGCTGATAGATAGATGCATAGGGTCAAAAATATGGGTGATAATGAAAGGAGATAAGGAACTTGTTGGAACCCTCAAAGGTTTTGATGTTTATGTCAATATGGTTCTTGAAGACGTCACCGAATA TGAGATCACACCCGAGGGACGTCGGATTACAAAGCTTGACCAGATTTTGCTCAATGGAAATAACATAGCAATT CTGGTTCCTGGTGGCTCTCCAGATCCAGAATGA
- the LOC122593945 gene encoding keratin, type I cytoskeletal 9 isoform X1, which yields MDRYTKVEQKKEEMAMNENEMRITSQGLVRNYITYATTLLLQERRGKEIVLKAMGQAISKTVAIAEIIKRNIPRLHQDTQISSISITDVWEPIEEGLLPVEMTRQVSMISITLSTKELNKDSPGYQPPLFVERSRPQYNNYQRQQQPRQAQQGYNAVNEEPYGGNYHGNRGHVQGGRGRGWNRGGYGNQGDGYRNYQGDGYRNYQGNGNRNYQGDGYRNYQGGGQRNYQGGGQRNYHGDGQRNYHGGSGYGNYQGGRGYGNNRGGRGYGNYQDGAEYGNYQGGRDYDNNGYPNRGQGGVRGGNAGYRGDGYVRGGSSRGGGGGRFNGRGMGRMGGRSRDGGDPQRQ from the exons ATGGATCGGTACACGAAAGTCGAGCAGAAAAAGGAAGAAATGGCGATGAATGAAAACGAAATGAGAATCACGTCTCAAGGCCTTGTTCGTAACTACATCACTTACGCCACCACCCTTCTTCTTCAG GAGAGACGTGGTAAAGAAATTGTCTTGAAAGCAATGGGGCAAGCTATCAGCAAGACAGTAGCCATTGCCGAAATCATTAAG AGAAACATCCCTCGATTGCATCAAGATACTCAGATCAGCTCAATAAGCATAACTGATGTATGGGAACCTATTGAGGAGGGCCTTCTGCC TGTGGAGATGACTCGCCAAGTATCAATGATATCAATTACCTTGTCAACTAAGGAACTAAACAAGGATTCACCAGG GTACCAACCTCCGCTCTTTGTAGAACGATCAAGACCTCAGTACAACAACTATCAGCGACAGCAACAACCCAGACAGGCACAACAAGGATACAATGCTGTAAATGAAG AGCCATATGGTGGAAATTATCATGGAAATAGGGGTCATGTTCAAGGTGGGAGAGGCCGTGGCTGGAACAGGGGTGGATATGGGAATCAAGGGGATGGGTACAGAAACTACCAAGGAGATGGATACAGAAACTATCAAGGGAATGGGAACAGAAACTACCAAGGGGATGGGTACAGAAACTACCAAGGTGGTGGGCAGAGAAACTATCAAGGCGGTGGGCAGAGAAACTACCATGGAGATGGGCAGAGAAACTATCATGGGGGCAGTGGATATGGTAACTATCAAGGTGGCAGGGGATATGGGAACAATCGAGGTGGCAGGGGGTATGGTAACTATCAAGATGGTGCTGAATATGGAAATTATCAAGGTGGTAGAGATTATG ATAACAATGGTTATCCGAATCGTGGTCAAGGTGGTGTTCGTGGGGGAAATGCAGGCTATCGCG GAGACGGGTATGTGAGAGGAGGCAGCAGTAGGGGTGGTGGAGGTGGCAGATTCAATGGAAGAGGTATGGGAAGGATGGGTGGCCGGTCTAGGGATGGAGGTGATCCACAGAGACAGTAA